From a region of the Janthinobacterium sp. 61 genome:
- the malE gene encoding maltose/maltodextrin ABC transporter substrate-binding protein MalE — protein sequence MSFTHPKRSFIKTTLIAAALAGIGNLAAVSMAHAAEAGTLLIWINGDKGYKGLAKVGEEFTKKTGIKVVVEHPEDAPNKFQQAAAAGKGPDIWIWPHDRIGGWIDAGLLQPVTPSKEARAAILPLAWNAFTVSGKTWGYPISIEAVALVYNKDLVPTPPKTFEEIAALDKKLSAQGKKAILWDYTNTYFTWPLLGAGGGFPFEVKADGRYDAAKTGVNNAGSQAGVNALMTLINSGAMPKGAGYAEMEAGFNQGKIAMMINGPWSWDNARKSKINYGVATIPTVAGKTATPFVGVLGAMISKASPNKDLATEFLENQMLQLNGLKTINADVPLGTPANKVLFAELKANPNIQATMESAQAGRPMPNNPEMGRFWSSMQSALENITQGRQTTKDGLDAAAKRITTAN from the coding sequence ATGTCCTTCACACACCCGAAACGCAGCTTCATCAAAACCACCCTGATCGCCGCCGCCCTGGCCGGCATCGGCAACCTGGCCGCCGTCAGCATGGCGCACGCGGCCGAAGCAGGTACCCTCTTGATCTGGATCAATGGCGACAAGGGCTACAAGGGCCTGGCCAAGGTCGGCGAAGAATTCACCAAGAAGACGGGCATCAAGGTCGTCGTCGAGCACCCGGAAGATGCACCGAACAAATTCCAGCAGGCGGCGGCCGCCGGCAAGGGCCCGGACATCTGGATCTGGCCGCATGACCGTATCGGCGGCTGGATTGACGCCGGCTTGCTGCAACCAGTGACGCCAAGCAAGGAAGCGCGCGCCGCCATCCTGCCGCTGGCCTGGAACGCCTTCACCGTTAGCGGCAAGACCTGGGGCTACCCGATCTCCATCGAAGCCGTGGCCCTCGTCTACAACAAGGACCTGGTGCCGACGCCGCCAAAAACCTTCGAGGAAATCGCCGCGCTGGACAAAAAACTGTCTGCGCAAGGCAAGAAAGCCATCCTGTGGGATTACACGAATACCTATTTCACCTGGCCTTTGCTGGGCGCGGGCGGCGGTTTCCCGTTTGAAGTCAAGGCTGATGGGCGCTACGATGCGGCCAAGACGGGTGTCAACAATGCCGGTTCGCAAGCTGGCGTGAATGCGCTGATGACCTTGATCAACAGTGGCGCCATGCCGAAGGGCGCGGGCTACGCGGAAATGGAAGCCGGCTTTAACCAGGGCAAGATCGCCATGATGATCAACGGCCCATGGTCGTGGGACAATGCGCGCAAATCGAAGATCAATTACGGCGTGGCAACGATTCCTACCGTGGCAGGCAAGACGGCCACCCCATTCGTGGGTGTGCTGGGCGCAATGATTTCCAAGGCGAGCCCGAACAAGGACCTGGCGACGGAATTCCTGGAAAACCAGATGCTGCAGCTCAATGGCCTGAAAACCATCAACGCCGACGTCCCGCTGGGCACGCCAGCCAACAAAGTGCTGTTCGCGGAATTGAAAGCCAATCCGAACATCCAGGCGACGATGGAAAGCGCCCAAGCGGGCCGCCCGATGCCGAACAACCCGGAAATGGGCCGCTTCTGGTCGTCGATGCAATCGGCGCTGGAAAACATCACGCAAGGCCGCCAGACCACCAAGGATGGCCTGGATGCGGCGGCGAAGCGGATTACGACCGCCAATTAA
- a CDS encoding ABC transporter ATP-binding protein translates to MAGLKLTGLKKAYGDVQTLHGIDLEIADGEFMVFVGPSGCGKSTLLRSICGLEEISGGDLYIGKTRMNDVPPAKRGIAMVFQSYALYPHMSVAQNMAFGLKLAGMSKVQIADAVQRAAQILRIEPLLERKPKDLSGGQRQRVAIGRAIVRKPDVFLFDEPLSNLDASLRVQMRIELANLHRELRSTMIYVTHDQVEAMTLADRIVVLNAGRIEQVGAPLELYHHPANLFVAGFLGSPRMNFLKGKIHSYADGVATIATNAGGLLQAALQQPLASGTPVTIGARPEHVQACAPGAAAAITASVQAVEKLGDISYLYVQVPGGDEPLVVRADADTDWAIGQSVALQVAPARVHVFDEHGQTRN, encoded by the coding sequence ATGGCTGGACTGAAGTTAACAGGCCTGAAAAAGGCATACGGCGACGTGCAAACCCTGCACGGCATCGACCTGGAGATCGCCGACGGCGAATTCATGGTGTTCGTGGGACCGTCGGGCTGCGGCAAGTCCACCTTGCTGCGCAGCATCTGCGGCCTGGAAGAAATCAGCGGCGGCGACTTGTATATTGGCAAGACGCGCATGAACGACGTGCCGCCCGCCAAACGCGGCATCGCCATGGTATTCCAGAGCTACGCCCTGTATCCGCACATGAGCGTGGCGCAAAACATGGCCTTTGGCCTGAAACTGGCCGGCATGAGTAAGGTACAAATTGCTGACGCCGTGCAGCGCGCCGCGCAAATCCTGCGCATCGAACCTTTGCTGGAACGCAAGCCAAAAGACTTGTCAGGCGGCCAGCGCCAGCGCGTGGCCATCGGCCGCGCCATCGTCCGCAAACCCGACGTCTTCCTGTTCGACGAACCGCTGTCGAATCTCGACGCCTCGCTGCGCGTGCAGATGCGCATCGAACTGGCGAATTTGCACCGCGAATTGCGCTCGACCATGATTTACGTCACGCATGATCAGGTCGAAGCGATGACCCTGGCCGACCGCATCGTCGTACTCAACGCGGGCCGCATCGAACAAGTGGGCGCACCGCTGGAGCTATACCACCATCCCGCCAACCTGTTCGTGGCCGGCTTCCTCGGTTCGCCCCGCATGAACTTCCTCAAAGGCAAGATCCACAGCTACGCAGACGGCGTGGCCACCATTGCCACGAATGCAGGCGGCTTGCTGCAGGCGGCACTCCAGCAGCCGCTGGCAAGCGGCACCCCCGTCACCATCGGCGCCCGCCCTGAACACGTGCAGGCGTGCGCGCCCGGCGCTGCGGCCGCCATCACGGCCAGCGTGCAGGCGGTGGAAAAACTGGGCGACATCAGCTATCTGTATGTGCAGGTGCCGGGCGGCGACGAGCCGCTGGTGGTGCGCGCCGATGCAGACACGGACTGGGCCATCGGCCAGTCCGTGGCGCTGCAAGTGGCGCCCGCCCGCGTCCACGTGTTCGACGAGCACGGCCAGACCCGTAACTGA
- a CDS encoding alpha-amylase family glycosyl hydrolase — MPTIQNNLANLPADWWRSAVIYQVYPRSFLDSNGDGIGDLPGITSKLAYIAALGADIVWISPFFTSPMKDFGYDVADFCDVDPMFGSLADFDRLVARAHELGLKVMIDQVLSHSSDLHPWFVESRSSRDNAKADWYVWADQKPDGTAPNNWLSVFGGSAWQWEPRRGQYYLHDFLASQPDLNFHNPAVQQAQLDNLRFWLERGVDGFRFDSCNFPYHDQLLRDNPPAAQRDASSVSAINPYGMQAHVYDKTQPENIAYLQRVRAVLDEYQAISIGEVGDDNALDTMAAYTTGGDKLHMAYSFNLLTAEFSAAHIRTQVEEFEAKVTDGWASWSVGNHDSVRVMTRWGGENPSPSLAKVVLAVQAALKGTPCLYQGDELALTEADIPFEALQDPYGIPFWPQFKGRDGCRTPMPWVADAPHGGFSNAKPWLPVPPEHLARAVDVEVRDAASPLQFAQNILAWRRTLPQLLRGDIVFFDAPEPVLALRRDLPGQPSVLAAFNLGTEAVTFTWPDAAPAADLAGHGLPGSKVDQQISLPPHGGWFGTLA; from the coding sequence ATGCCGACCATCCAGAACAATCTCGCCAACCTGCCCGCCGACTGGTGGCGCAGCGCCGTCATCTACCAGGTATATCCACGCAGCTTCCTCGACAGCAATGGCGACGGCATCGGCGACTTGCCCGGCATCACCTCCAAGCTCGCATACATCGCCGCCCTGGGCGCCGACATCGTGTGGATCTCGCCCTTCTTTACGTCGCCGATGAAAGACTTCGGCTACGACGTGGCCGACTTCTGCGACGTCGACCCCATGTTTGGCAGTCTGGCCGATTTCGACCGCCTGGTGGCGCGCGCCCATGAACTGGGCTTGAAAGTGATGATCGACCAGGTGCTGTCGCACTCGTCCGACCTTCACCCGTGGTTCGTGGAAAGCCGCTCCAGCCGCGACAATGCCAAGGCCGACTGGTATGTGTGGGCCGACCAGAAACCGGACGGCACGGCGCCAAACAACTGGCTGTCCGTGTTTGGCGGTTCCGCCTGGCAATGGGAGCCGCGCCGCGGCCAGTACTACCTGCACGATTTCCTCGCCAGCCAGCCCGACCTGAATTTCCACAATCCGGCCGTTCAGCAGGCCCAGCTGGATAACCTGCGGTTCTGGCTGGAACGCGGCGTCGATGGCTTCCGCTTCGATTCCTGCAACTTCCCGTATCACGACCAGTTGCTGCGCGATAATCCGCCAGCCGCGCAGCGCGACGCGAGCAGCGTGTCGGCCATCAACCCGTATGGCATGCAAGCGCACGTGTATGACAAGACGCAGCCGGAAAACATCGCCTACCTGCAGCGCGTGCGCGCCGTGCTTGACGAATATCAAGCCATTTCCATCGGCGAAGTGGGCGACGACAATGCGCTGGACACCATGGCCGCCTACACCACGGGCGGCGACAAGCTGCATATGGCTTACAGTTTCAACTTGCTGACGGCGGAGTTTTCAGCCGCGCACATCCGCACGCAGGTGGAAGAATTCGAAGCCAAAGTGACCGACGGCTGGGCTTCCTGGTCCGTAGGCAACCACGACAGCGTGCGCGTCATGACGCGCTGGGGCGGCGAGAATCCATCGCCATCTCTGGCCAAGGTGGTGCTGGCCGTGCAGGCGGCGCTGAAAGGCACACCGTGCCTGTACCAGGGCGACGAGCTGGCCCTGACGGAAGCGGACATTCCTTTCGAGGCGCTGCAGGACCCGTACGGCATCCCGTTCTGGCCCCAGTTCAAGGGCCGCGACGGCTGCCGCACGCCGATGCCGTGGGTGGCCGACGCGCCGCACGGCGGCTTCAGCAATGCAAAACCCTGGCTGCCCGTGCCACCCGAGCATCTTGCGCGTGCCGTTGACGTCGAAGTGCGCGACGCCGCCTCGCCTTTGCAGTTTGCGCAGAACATCCTCGCCTGGCGCCGCACCCTGCCGCAATTGCTGCGTGGCGACATCGTTTTCTTCGATGCGCCGGAACCCGTGCTGGCCCTGCGCCGCGACTTGCCCGGCCAACCTTCTGTATTAGCCGCCTTCAACCTGGGCACGGAAGCCGTGACGTTCACCTGGCCCGATGCGGCGCCAGCGGCCGACCTGGCCGGTCATGGCTTACCGGGCAGTAAAGTTGACCAACAGATCAGTCTGCCTCCGCATGGCGGCTGGTTCGGCACCTTGGCGTAA
- a CDS encoding substrate-binding domain-containing protein, with protein MNLKNLAKTLGISETTVSRALNGYPEVSERTRERVLAAAQAAGYRPNPMARSLAVGRTNIVGIIYPLMPNDLADPMFIEIVGGMSEALEAQQMDMMIAPASATNEFHTYERMVKGRRIDGLVVGRTKPFDERIAYLAQQGMPFVAHGRTQLNQPHAWFDYDNEAGMRLAVERLAQLGHQRIGLISATPDLNFVRQRVESFQHAMQAGGLAVDPDNLVDNAHDRRAGYQAMQRLLARSPRPTAVIVDNHMSGVGAVRALLDAGIAIGSEMSLIVWGVMEDSLAGHNVTTVVQPDPRGAGAKMIHMLLALMDGTPVTELQELWPCELLPGESAGPAIPS; from the coding sequence ATGAACCTCAAAAATCTCGCCAAAACGCTAGGAATATCCGAAACCACCGTCAGCCGCGCCTTGAATGGCTATCCGGAAGTGAGTGAACGCACGCGTGAGCGGGTGCTGGCCGCCGCGCAGGCGGCCGGCTACCGTCCCAATCCCATGGCGCGCAGCCTGGCCGTCGGGCGCACGAATATCGTCGGCATCATCTACCCGCTGATGCCGAACGACCTGGCCGACCCCATGTTCATCGAGATCGTGGGCGGCATGTCGGAAGCGCTGGAAGCGCAGCAGATGGACATGATGATCGCGCCCGCGTCGGCCACCAATGAATTCCACACCTATGAACGTATGGTCAAGGGACGCCGCATCGACGGACTGGTGGTCGGACGGACAAAACCGTTCGACGAGCGCATCGCCTACCTGGCGCAGCAGGGCATGCCCTTTGTCGCCCATGGCCGCACGCAGCTGAACCAGCCGCACGCCTGGTTCGACTACGACAATGAGGCGGGCATGCGCCTGGCCGTCGAACGCCTGGCACAGCTGGGCCACCAGCGCATCGGCCTGATCAGCGCCACGCCGGACCTGAACTTCGTGCGCCAGCGCGTCGAGAGTTTCCAGCACGCTATGCAGGCGGGCGGCCTTGCCGTCGACCCGGACAACCTGGTCGACAATGCGCACGACCGCCGCGCCGGCTACCAGGCCATGCAGCGCCTGCTGGCCCGCTCGCCCCGCCCTACTGCCGTCATCGTCGACAATCACATGTCGGGCGTGGGCGCGGTGCGCGCCCTGCTCGACGCGGGCATCGCCATCGGCAGCGAGATGTCCCTGATCGTCTGGGGCGTGATGGAAGACTCCCTGGCCGGCCACAACGTCACCACCGTCGTGCAGCCCGACCCGCGTGGCGCCGGCGCGAAGATGATCCACATGCTGCTGGCCCTGATGGACGGCACGCCCGTCACCGAACTGCAGGAACTGTGGCCGTGCGAGCTGCTGCCGGGCGAGTCGGCCGGACCGGCAATACCCTCCTGA
- a CDS encoding carbohydrate porin yields MNKIFLKALPAAVLMALSASAQAALPIDFGGYIRSGFGTSSEGGKEACFGLAGASSKYRLGNECETYGELKFGGEAFKAANGTTFRINTLVAFSVNQNQDWEQSDPSWREMNVVADKIGTGAFAEARAWVGKRYYDRQDVHITDYYFWNNSGPGAGLENIDLGAAKLAYAIVRTADDKDSKRMGLSHDLRFSGIKVNPDGELTLGLQFNQKRNAQGAAPIASGHLLTIMHTQGNLLGGFNKVALQFGKGSAANTGGFSLGADKDDKVTRLTEQIMIQPKGSWSGMGTFVYEDKQTAGVSSKWTSIGARPIYHFTDNYSLAVELGHDIVKPEGGESRNLTKLTFAPQLSAGNSFWSRPVLRAFYTYAKWNKAAQSAAAAETALSSTGVFGGKTNGSSMGFQVESWW; encoded by the coding sequence ATGAACAAAATTTTCTTGAAAGCGTTGCCAGCGGCAGTGCTCATGGCCCTGAGCGCATCGGCCCAGGCTGCCTTGCCGATCGACTTCGGCGGCTACATCCGCTCGGGCTTCGGCACCAGCAGCGAAGGCGGCAAGGAAGCCTGCTTCGGACTGGCCGGCGCCTCGTCCAAGTATCGTCTGGGCAATGAGTGCGAAACCTACGGCGAGCTGAAATTCGGCGGCGAAGCGTTCAAGGCAGCCAACGGCACCACCTTCCGCATCAATACCCTGGTGGCGTTTTCCGTCAACCAAAACCAGGACTGGGAACAATCGGACCCGTCGTGGCGTGAAATGAACGTGGTGGCTGACAAGATCGGCACGGGCGCCTTCGCCGAAGCGCGCGCCTGGGTCGGCAAGCGCTACTACGACCGCCAGGACGTGCACATCACCGATTACTACTTCTGGAACAACAGCGGCCCTGGCGCCGGCCTGGAAAACATCGACCTGGGCGCCGCCAAGCTGGCCTACGCCATCGTACGCACGGCCGACGACAAGGACAGCAAGCGCATGGGCCTGTCCCACGACTTGCGCTTTTCCGGCATCAAGGTCAACCCGGACGGTGAACTGACGCTGGGCCTGCAATTCAATCAGAAACGCAATGCGCAAGGCGCGGCCCCCATCGCCAGCGGCCACTTGTTGACCATCATGCATACGCAAGGCAATCTGCTGGGCGGCTTCAACAAAGTAGCATTGCAGTTCGGCAAAGGTAGCGCCGCCAACACGGGCGGCTTCAGCCTGGGCGCCGACAAGGACGACAAGGTCACGCGCCTGACGGAACAAATCATGATCCAGCCCAAAGGTTCCTGGTCCGGCATGGGCACCTTCGTCTACGAAGACAAGCAAACGGCCGGCGTCAGCAGCAAATGGACCTCGATCGGCGCGCGTCCCATCTACCACTTCACGGACAACTACAGCCTGGCCGTGGAACTGGGCCACGACATCGTCAAGCCGGAAGGTGGCGAGAGCCGCAACCTGACCAAGCTGACCTTCGCGCCGCAATTGTCGGCTGGCAACAGCTTCTGGTCGCGCCCTGTGCTGCGCGCCTTCTACACCTACGCCAAATGGAACAAGGCAGCCCAGTCGGCCGCCGCAGCGGAAACCGCGCTGTCGTCGACGGGCGTGTTTGGTGGAAAAACAAACGGCAGCTCCATGGGTTTCCAAGTGGAATCCTGGTGGTAA
- a CDS encoding MFS transporter, producing MDTNHRMKPASPARRAFVLAAVCLAALCMPLSFTGPAIAIPAIAADLHGTPLALAWITNAFMLSFGGCLMVAGALADRYGRKRVFLLGMGVFSAAALALSAAPGILWLDVLRAVQGLGCAMALSSGLAALAQEFDGPSRARAFSLIGTAFGVGLAFGPFLAGTLITHTGWRAIFIATAVAGLAALLAAARAMRESRDPQAQGVDWPGALTFTGALSLFTYGLLQAPNSGWGSAASLGLLGGAALLLAAFIRVERRAARPMLDLSLFRLPAFAGVQLLAAAPAFSFVVLLVLLPARFIGIEGYSALEAGRMMIALSAPMLVLPVLAGMAAQRIDAAHICACGLLLAAGGLLWLSSCAPGQSPASLLGPLLLIGCGISLPWGLMDGLAISVVPVERAGMAAGIFNTTRVAGEGLALAIVSALLGTFTVAALGGAGIAGVGTAQAAHAGPFLALGELRHAATLLPQAGTAELAQAYGNAFRHLLYVLASITTASALLILAFLRHPAPAATDTAALPACDAPS from the coding sequence ATGGATACGAATCACCGTATGAAGCCTGCCTCCCCGGCCCGGCGCGCCTTCGTGCTGGCCGCCGTCTGCCTGGCAGCCCTGTGCATGCCGCTCAGTTTTACGGGCCCCGCCATCGCCATCCCCGCCATCGCCGCCGACCTGCACGGCACGCCGCTGGCGCTGGCGTGGATCACGAATGCCTTCATGCTCAGCTTTGGCGGTTGCCTGATGGTGGCCGGCGCGCTTGCCGACCGCTATGGCCGCAAACGCGTGTTCCTGTTGGGCATGGGCGTGTTTTCCGCTGCCGCGCTGGCATTGTCAGCCGCGCCCGGCATCCTGTGGCTCGATGTGCTGCGCGCCGTCCAGGGCCTGGGCTGCGCCATGGCCCTGTCGAGCGGACTGGCGGCCCTGGCGCAGGAATTCGACGGCCCGTCCCGCGCGCGCGCCTTCAGCCTGATCGGCACGGCCTTCGGCGTGGGCCTGGCCTTCGGCCCCTTCCTGGCAGGCACCTTGATCACGCACACGGGCTGGCGCGCCATCTTCATCGCTACGGCCGTAGCCGGCCTGGCCGCCCTGCTGGCCGCCGCGCGCGCCATGCGCGAATCGCGCGACCCGCAGGCGCAGGGCGTGGACTGGCCCGGCGCCCTGACGTTTACCGGCGCGCTCTCCTTGTTTACGTATGGCTTGCTGCAGGCGCCCAATAGTGGCTGGGGCAGCGCCGCCAGCCTGGGGCTGCTCGGTGGCGCGGCCTTGCTGCTGGCCGCTTTCATCCGCGTGGAGCGGCGCGCCGCGCGACCCATGCTGGATCTGTCGCTATTCCGCCTGCCCGCCTTTGCCGGCGTGCAACTGCTGGCCGCCGCGCCCGCGTTTTCCTTTGTCGTGCTGCTGGTGCTGCTGCCGGCCCGCTTCATCGGTATCGAAGGCTACAGCGCGCTGGAAGCGGGACGCATGATGATCGCCCTGTCCGCGCCCATGCTGGTGCTTCCGGTCCTGGCTGGCATGGCGGCGCAGCGCATTGACGCCGCGCACATCTGCGCCTGCGGCTTGCTGCTGGCGGCGGGCGGCCTGCTGTGGCTATCGAGCTGCGCGCCGGGACAGTCGCCCGCCAGCTTGCTGGGCCCGTTGCTGCTGATCGGTTGCGGCATCAGCCTGCCCTGGGGCTTGATGGATGGCCTGGCCATCAGCGTCGTGCCGGTCGAGCGGGCGGGCATGGCGGCCGGCATCTTCAATACGACGCGCGTGGCGGGCGAAGGCCTGGCGCTGGCCATCGTCAGCGCGCTGCTGGGCACCTTCACGGTGGCAGCGCTGGGCGGCGCCGGCATTGCCGGCGTCGGCACGGCACAGGCGGCGCACGCCGGGCCGTTCCTGGCGCTGGGTGAGCTGCGCCATGCGGCTACCCTGCTGCCGCAGGCAGGAACCGCCGAGCTGGCGCAAGCGTATGGCAATGCCTTCCGCCACTTGCTGTATGTGCTGGCCAGCATTACGACGGCCTCGGCCCTTCTGATCCTGGCTTTTTTGCGTCATCCGGCCCCTGCGGCAACGGACACGGCCGCCCTGCCCGCCTGCGACGCTCCATCCTGA
- a CDS encoding LysR family transcriptional regulator, which yields MDNLNGISAFVRAAETRSYVAAGRLLGVSASAVGKSVARLEEKLGVRLLNRSTRRISLSNEGALFYERCQRILADLGDAEAELSHLAVAPRGKLKVSLPVIGYRIILPLLAEFTRRYPEIELDLDFNDRLVDVVAEGIDVAVRSGTLTDSRLMARELGPFAFAIVGAPAYFARHGVPATPRALERHACVRYKFPTTGKLQEWALQRADGDGGGELRLPTALTCNNIEALIGAATQGVGLAYLPDFIVRDAIARGELQAVLGEYLLYSSKFWVLWPSSRHLSPKIRVFVDHLCTHLHFSAPPSSP from the coding sequence ATGGATAATCTGAACGGCATCTCCGCTTTCGTGCGCGCGGCGGAAACGCGCAGCTATGTGGCGGCCGGGCGCCTGCTCGGCGTGTCGGCTTCTGCCGTGGGCAAGAGCGTGGCGCGGCTGGAAGAAAAGCTGGGCGTGCGACTGTTGAACCGCAGCACGCGGCGCATCAGCCTGAGCAATGAGGGCGCGCTGTTCTACGAGCGTTGCCAGCGCATCCTTGCCGACCTCGGCGATGCCGAGGCGGAACTGTCGCACCTGGCCGTGGCGCCACGCGGCAAGCTCAAGGTCAGCCTGCCCGTGATCGGCTACCGCATCATCCTGCCCCTGCTGGCCGAGTTTACAAGGCGGTACCCGGAGATCGAACTCGACCTCGATTTCAACGACCGCCTGGTCGACGTGGTGGCCGAAGGCATTGATGTGGCCGTGCGCAGCGGCACCTTGACCGATTCGCGGCTGATGGCGCGCGAGCTGGGGCCGTTTGCCTTTGCCATCGTTGGCGCTCCCGCGTATTTCGCCCGCCATGGCGTGCCGGCCACGCCACGCGCGCTGGAACGGCACGCCTGCGTACGCTATAAATTCCCCACCACGGGGAAATTACAGGAATGGGCGCTGCAGCGCGCCGACGGCGACGGCGGTGGTGAACTGCGCTTGCCGACGGCCTTGACCTGCAACAATATCGAGGCATTGATCGGCGCCGCCACGCAGGGCGTGGGCCTCGCCTATTTGCCTGACTTTATCGTGCGTGACGCCATCGCACGGGGCGAGTTGCAAGCCGTGCTGGGCGAGTACCTGCTGTACTCGAGCAAGTTCTGGGTGCTGTGGCCGTCGAGCCGCCATCTGTCGCCCAAAATTCGCGTTTTTGTTGACCATTTGTGTACCCACCTGCATTTTTCCGCGCCCCCTTCCTCCCCCTGA
- a CDS encoding patatin-like phospholipase family protein has translation MKTVSTTPPHPAPAATPARKTGLLLGGGAPNSTLIAGALAAFLDEGIEFDVISASGAGVLMGLLYTTPHEATPRQALQSWADTGVADSIYKMIPINYKVFQKPGMHASTFRDAFQPPANNPFFQAFQQTFAGVPTAWSDWGKLMVSSLSPSDLSAKSLGLCAHLPFLEKAVDFSGVARMRPDFYINAYNLSEHRMQIWGKHEIAPIHVRAALSFPFLYAPTTIDGDDYIEGAALDTLNFEPFIEGKGEHHDADTLVILDILGDERLLRKPRNLYDAWVRSIITPLVKISKSELRLFELEHNTDARTGQPKRRLLKLDLMGGIPEQHWPDTLDWSSSNMQLLFDVGHKAGLAFCRQHGDLLRRTPDASPLAA, from the coding sequence ATGAAGACAGTAAGCACGACGCCGCCACATCCGGCGCCAGCCGCGACACCTGCCCGCAAGACGGGCTTGCTGCTTGGGGGCGGTGCACCAAACTCCACCTTGATCGCGGGCGCGCTGGCCGCGTTTCTCGACGAAGGCATCGAATTCGATGTCATTTCGGCCTCCGGCGCCGGTGTGCTGATGGGTTTGCTTTATACGACGCCGCATGAGGCCACGCCGCGCCAGGCCTTGCAAAGCTGGGCCGACACGGGCGTAGCCGACAGTATCTACAAGATGATTCCGATCAACTACAAGGTGTTCCAGAAGCCGGGCATGCACGCCAGCACATTTCGCGACGCCTTCCAGCCGCCGGCCAACAATCCTTTTTTCCAGGCGTTCCAGCAAACGTTTGCGGGCGTGCCCACGGCCTGGTCGGACTGGGGGAAATTGATGGTGTCGTCGCTGTCGCCATCGGACCTGTCGGCGAAAAGCCTGGGCCTGTGCGCGCACTTGCCCTTCCTGGAAAAAGCCGTGGATTTCTCGGGCGTGGCGCGCATGCGCCCCGATTTCTACATCAATGCCTACAACCTTAGCGAGCACCGCATGCAAATCTGGGGCAAGCACGAGATCGCACCGATCCACGTGCGCGCGGCCCTGTCGTTTCCCTTCCTGTATGCGCCCACGACCATCGATGGCGACGACTACATCGAAGGCGCGGCGCTCGATACGCTCAATTTCGAGCCGTTTATCGAAGGCAAGGGCGAACACCATGACGCCGATACCCTGGTCATCCTCGACATCCTCGGCGACGAGCGATTGCTGCGCAAGCCGCGCAATCTGTACGACGCCTGGGTACGCTCCATCATCACGCCACTGGTAAAAATTTCCAAGAGCGAGCTGCGCCTGTTCGAGCTCGAGCACAACACGGACGCGCGCACGGGCCAGCCCAAGCGGCGCCTGCTGAAACTCGACCTGATGGGCGGCATCCCGGAGCAGCACTGGCCCGATACCCTGGACTGGTCCAGTTCGAACATGCAGCTGCTGTTCGACGTGGGCCACAAGGCGGGCCTGGCGTTTTGCCGCCAGCATGGCGACTTGCTGCGCCGCACGCCTGACGCTTCCCCGCTGGCGGCCTAG